The Sorangiineae bacterium MSr11954 DNA segment AAAATGCGGCGCGCCAGCCGTGCTGCGCCTGCACCAGGCCGCCGGTGAAGAACCCGAGCGCCGAGCCAATGGGCATGGCGGCATAAAACACGGCGAGCCAGCGCGTGCGGCGCTCGGGCGGCGCCAGATCGTCGATGACGGTGGGGGCGATGGTGGCGTAGCTGGCCTCGCCGATGCCCACCAGCGCGCGCGAGGCGAGCAGGGACCATTTGCCGGCCGCGAGGCCCGACCACAGGGTGGCGAGGCTCCAAACCGCGACCCCGAGCGCGATGAGGCGGGTGCGCCGTCCCCGGTCGCCGAGCACGCCGAACATGGGGCTGGTGGCAAAATAGCCGACGAGAAACACGGTGGCGGCGGTGCCCTCGACCAGCTTGGAGAGCCCGAGGTCCGCCTCGATCCTCGGCAGCACGGCCGAGAGCACGTAGCGGTCCAGATAGTTCAGGAGATTCAGACCCGTGAGCAGAATGAGAATGGCGAGCGGATGACGGATCACGGCGCCAGCCTAACGCGTCCTTTTGCCCGCCCGCTTGACATTTGTTCAACCCACGAGCTACGTCCCCACGGCAATGCCGAAGAGAGCCTCCAAAGCCGCCGCGCCGGAAGAACGGGCCACGCCGGAAGAGAGCCCGGTCTCGGACGAGACCTCCCCCCCGAGCCGCCCCGCTCGAAGAGCCACCGCGGAAGCGATGGCCTCGCGCCAGCGCGAAATTTCGGTGAGCGAGTTCTTTACGAAGAATCGGCATTTGCTCGGCTTCGACAACCCGGCCAAAGCGCTGCTGACCACCGTGAAAGAGGCGGTCGACAACTCGCTCGACGCCTGCGAGGAAGCGGGCATCCTGCCGGAGCTCATCGTCGAGGTGAAAGAGGTGGGGAGCTCCTCGGGGCCCTCCGGCGCCTCGCGCTTTCGCGTATCCATCGAGGACAACGGTCCGGGCATCGTCAAGCCGCAGATCGCCAAGATCTTCGCCAAGCTTTTGTACGGGTCCAAGTTCCACCGCCTCAAGCAGTCGCGCGGGCAGCAGGGCATCGGCATCAGCGCGGCGGGCTTGTACGGGCAGCTCACCACGGGAAAGCCCGTGGTCATCGTCTCCAAGATCGGCAAAGGCCGGCCCGCGCACCGCATCGAGCTTCGCATCGACACCAAGCGCAATCACCCCGACGTGCTCAAAGACGAGATCGTCGATTGGGACAAAGAGCACGGCACCCGCGTGGAGATCGAGCTGGTGGCGGCCTACCGCGGCGGACGCACCGGGGTGGAGGCGTACCTCGAGCAAACGGTGGTGGCCAACCCGCACCTGGGGCTGACCTTTCATCCGCCCAAGGGCGAGGTCATCTCTTTTCCGCGCGTGGCCAACGAGCTCCCGCGCGAGGCGGAGGAGATCAAGCCGCACCCGCACGGGGTGGAGCTGGGGATGCTCCTGCGCATGCTGCACGACTCGCCCGGCAAGTCCGTGAAGCAGGTGCTGATGGATGACTTTTCGCGCATCAGCGCGGCGCTGGCGGAGCAGGTGTGCGTGCTCGCCAAGGTGAACCCGAAGACCCCGGCGGCCACCATCGTGGGCGACGACGTGGATCGTCTGCACAAGGCGTTGGCCGAGGTCAAGGTCAAGGCGCCCTCCGCGTCGTGCGTCGTGCCCATCGGGGAAGAGCTGCTCATCGAGGGCCTCAAACGGCGCTTCAAGGAAGCCTTCTACGTGTCCACCACGCGCCCGCCCGCCGTCTACCGCGGCAACCCGTTCGTGGTCGAGGTGGGGCTGGCCTACGGCGGACCCGATCTCCCGCCGGACGATCCGGCCGACGTGATGCGCTTCGCCAACCGGGTGCCGTTGCAATACCAGCCCAAGGCGTGCGCCATCAGCGAGGCCATTTACGAGACGAACTGGCGCTCGTACGAGCTGCAGCAGCCGCGCGGGTCCTTGCCCGTGGGTCCTCTGGCGGTGGTCGTGCACCTGGCGAGCGTATGGGTTCCGTTCACCAGCGAGGCGAAAGAGGCCGTCGCCCACTACGACGAGCTTTTGCGCGAGATGCGGCTGGCCGTTCAAGAGTGCGGCCGCAAGCTGGGTGCCCATTTGCGGGCGCGCGAGCGCGCCCAGAGCGAGCAAAAGCGTTTGAGCTTGTTCCAGCGCTACATTCCGGAGGTCGCGGAGGCCATTGGGGCCATCCTCGCGAAGCCGAAGGACAACGTGCAGCAGACCTTCTACTCGGCGCTCCCCAGCTTCGTTCGCATCGTCGAAGAAAAGCCGGAGGTGAAAGCGGAAGATCCCTCCGCCGCCGCGCCCAGCGTCCCCCCACCGCCGCCCAGCGACTCGGGCGAGCCTCCGGCGCCAGTCGCCGCACGGGCGAAGAAAGGTGCGGCACCTTCGCCCAAGGCCGCAGCGAAGAAGGGCGCGCCCGCACCGGCGAAGGGCGAGTCGGACGTGAAAGCTGCGCCTGCGGCGAAGAAGGGCGCGCCTGCACCGGCGAAGGGCGAGTCGGACGTGAAAGCTGCGCCTGCGGCGAAGAAGGGGGCGGCTGCCGCGAAGGGCGAGTTGGACGTGAAGGCTGCGCCTGCGGCGAAGAAGGGCGCGCCTGCACCGGCGAAGGGCGAGTCGGACGTGAAAGCTGCGCCTGCGGCGAAGAAGGGGGCGGCTGCGGCGAAGGGCGAGTCGGACGTGAAGGCTGCGCCTGCGGCGAAGAAGGGGGCGGCTGCGGCGAAGGGCGAGTCGGATGGGAAGGCTGCGCCTGCGGCGAAGGGCGCACCGGTCGCGAAGACGGCGCCCGCCGCGAAGGTGACAGTGGAGTCCACACCGGCCGCGAAGGCGGCGGCTGTTGCGAAGGCGGCACCGGCGAAATCCGCGCCTGCCGCGAAGGCGGCACCGGCGAAATCCGCGCCCGCCGCGAAGGCGGCACCGCCCGCGAAGGCCACGGCCAAGTCCGCGCCCGCCGCGAAGGCGACACCGGCGAAGGCTGCACCGACGAAGACGGCGCCCGCCGCGAAGCCCGCGCCCGCCGCGAAGCCCGCGCCCGCCGCGAAGGCGGCACCGCCCGCAAAAACCGCCAGCAAGGCTCCCGCAAAGGCCAAACCCACCGCGGGCAAGCCCACCGCACCCGCCAAACCCCCGCACCCCAAAAAACGCGGCCCCGTGGCGCTGCAACCCTGAATTTCATCGCGTTAGCGTTAGCTAAGGAGATCCCCCATGGCGGCCAAGAAAGCACCCAGCAGGGCCAAGGCAACCGACAAGGACGTTCGCACGCTCGAGAAGATCGAGAAGCTCGCCCAGTCGGCCCTGCGCACCGTCGAGAAGAAGGAGAACCCTGCGCTCTCGATCCGCATGCGCGCCCTCTCCAACGTCTCGTTCAACGAGAAGAAGCGCATCATCGAGCTGGGCGGAAAGACCCAGTCGCGCGAGTTCTTCAACACGGCCATGGCGCGCAAGTTCATGCAGACGTTCCTCGTCGCGCGCGGCTGCAAGACCCTCATCGACGAGGGCAAGACGGTCAGCATCCGTCAGATGTTCTACATGACCAAGCACACCCTCCAGGGCACCTCGGAGAACACCTTCGAGGACCAGAGCGAGAGCGATCCGATCATCGAAGATCTGGAGGTCACCATCGACGCCCTGCGCGAAGAGCTGCACCTCTTCGCCAACAAGCGCGGTCTGGTGGTCGGCGCCCTCACCGTGAACGACGCGGGCGACGAGATCGACCTCACCCGCATGGGCCGCGGCGGCTGGGGTATCCCCAGCATCTGCGAGGACGATCAGCTCAAGTTCGTGCGCAACAAGGCCGAGTTCATCTTGTGCGTCGAGAAGCAAGCCGTCTGGCACCGCCTCAACGAGGACCGCTTCTGGGAAAAGCACAAGTGCATCCTGATGACCACCGAGGGCCAAGCGGCCCGCGGCTCCCGGCGCTTGCTGCAGCGCATGGCCAGCGAGCTCAAACTCCCCATTTACGTATTGGTCGATAATGACCCGTGGGGGCTCTACATCTACTCGGTGCTCAAGCAAGGCTCGATCAACCTGGCCTACGAGTCGATGCGCATGGCGGTGCCGGGTGTTCGCTTCTTGGGAATGAGCTCGTTCGACTACAAAAAGTTCACATTGCCAAAAGCGGTGGAAATCAAGCTCTCGAAAGAGGACATCGCCCGCGCCGAGCAGATGAAGGCGTATCCCTGGTTCAAGGACAAGAAGTGGCAGCTCGAGATCCAGGAGCTGCTCAAGAACGGCTTCAAGATGGAGGTCGACGCCCTGCTCACCAAGAGCATCTCCTTCATCACGGAGGAGTACATCCCCAAGAAGCTGCGCGACAAAGACTACCTCCAGTAGCGATCGCTTTTTGCGCAGCGGGAAGTCCACCGCCCGGGCGCGGCTTGGACCATAATGGGCCCCCAAAGGAGGTCCCTATGGTGTCGGCGTTCGTCTTCATCTCCGCGGTGCCCGAGCAGCAAGCCGGGTTGTTGCACACCATTTCCGAGCGACCCGAGGTGATCGAAGGCTACCGTCTTGCCTCGGGCGAATGGGTCGTGCGCCTCGTTTGTCCCGAGCTCTCGGGCGTGCACCAGTTCGTGGCCGATCAACTCCGCAACGAGGGCGTGGAGATCCGCATCGAGCGGGTCGACGCCACCCTCAAAGCCGCGCCGCCGACCGACAAAGGCGCGCAGCCGCCCCCGCCGCCCCCGCGCACGGGCTCCAGCCGCTTCGTGGAGCGCGAAAGCAGCGGCACCCGCGAAGCCCTCGAGGAAGGCGCCCTCCCCGCCGACGACGCGGTCTACGCCGCCGACGAGGACGCGCCCGCCGCGCTCGATGCGCCGGCCCCGCCGAGCGTCGTTCCGCCAAGCCGCTCCAGCGGATCGCACGCCCGCCCGCTCACCAACCGCGAGCGCGACGTGATCCGCGCCCTGGCCGCCGTCGTCTGGGTCGACGGGCACGCCGATCCGTCCGAGCTGCAGATCGTCGATCAGGTCATCGCCGGCTACGCCGTGAACGCGGAGCAGCGCAAAGAGCTGCGGGACTTCGTGCGCGAAGAGCGCGCGCTCGATAGCGATATGGCGCTCGAGCGGCTGAGCGCCGAGGATCGCGAGCTGCTCCTGACGAATGCGGCCATCATCACCCACGCCGATGGCGTGCAGCTCCCCTCCGAGAAGACGATCCTGTCGCGGCTCGGCAAGTTGCTCGGTTACTCCGAGGAGCAGGCCACGGTGATCGTAAAATCGGCCGTGGAGGAGGGCGCCATCAGCTTGTCGAGCCGGGTGCTCGAAGAAGAGCCCGAATAACGCCGCGTTCGCTGCCGCCCGAAGGCGCCCGGGGCGATTTAGATTGCGACTGGTCTCTATCTGGCTACCCTCAACGAGGAGCGAGGAGGAGATTGGCCCATGAGCGCTGCGTTCGACGTCATCATCCGGGGTGGTCGATGGTTCGACGGGACGGGGGCACCGTCCGCCGTGCGTCACCTTGGGATTCGCGGAGGGTGCGTGGCGGCGGTCTCGGAGGATCCTCTCCCCGAGGACGGCTGTCCCTCCGTCATCGACGCCCGTGGCAAATGGGTGTTACCGGGATTCGTTGACATTCACACCCATTACGACGCGGAGATCCTGGCGGCGCCGGGGCTTCGCGAGTCGGTGCGGCATGGGGTGACCAGCGTCTTCGTCGGGAGCTGCTCGATCTCCACCGTGCACTCCACGCCGCTCGACTGCGCGGACTTTTTCAGCCGGGTGGAGGCGGTGCCGCGCGAGCACGTGCTCGCCCTGCTCGAGCGCCACAAGACATGGGACAGCGCGGGCGGGTACGTGCGCTTTCTCGAGTCGCTGCCGCTCGGCCCCAATGTGGCGGCCTTTCTGGGCCACTCGGATCTGCGCACCTCGGTGATGGGCCTGGGGCGCGCGGTCGATTCCGCGGAGCTCCCCACGGACGCCGAAATGCGCCGCATGGAGGCGCTGCTCGACGACGCGTTGGGCGAAGGCTTTTTGGGCCTGTCGACCATGACCAACCCCTGGGACAAGCTCGACGGCGATCGGTACCGCTCCAAGTCGCTCCCGTCCACGTTCGCCGGGTGGGCCGAGTACAAGCGCTTCAACCGCATCTTGCGGCGCACGGGGCGGGTTCTGCAGAGCGCCCCCAACATCACCACCAAGGTCAACGCCGTTCGCTTCTTCTGGGAGAGCATGGCGCTGTTCGGCCGCAAGAAGCTGAAGACCACCTTGCTCACCGCCGCCGACGCCAAGTCGACTCCCTTTCTGGCGCGCGCGCTGTGCGCGGTGGCGCGGTTCTTCAATCGCTTTACGGGCGCGGATTTTCGCTGGCAGCATCTGCCGGTTCCCTTCGAGGTCTACGCCGACGGCATCGATCTCGTCGTGTTCGAGGAGTTCGGGGCAGGGCGGGCGGCCTTGCACCTCAAAGACGGCGTGGAGCGCGACGCGCTCCTTTCCGATACCAGCTACCGCCGCGCGTTCCGGCGCGACTACGAGAAGCGCTTCTCGCCGCGCGTCTGGCATCGGGATTTCTTCGATGCGCACATCGTGGCGTGCCCGGATCCGTCGGTGGTGGGCAAGTCGTTCGGGCAGGTGGCCGAGGAGCGAGGCATCCACCCGGTGGACGCGTTCCTCGATCTGGTGGTCGCGCATGGAACGCGCGTCCGCTGGAAGACCACCATCGCCAACCACCGACCCGAGGTGCTCGACCTCCTGAGCGCCGATCCGGCCATTCAAATGGGCTTCGCCGACTCCGGCGCCCACCTTCGGAACATGGCCTTCTACAATTTTCCCATTCGCTTGCTCCGGCGCGTGAAAGACGCCGAGCAGCGCGGGCGGCCCTTCATGTCGCTCGAGCGGGCGGTGCACCGGCTCACGGGGGAGCTGGGCGCTTGGTACGGGATCCACGCGGGCACCTTGCGAAGAGGCGATCGCGCCGACGTCGTGGTGATCGATCCCGAGGGCCTCGACGCCAAGGTCGATGGCTATTACGAAGAGCCCGTGCCCGAGTACGGCGGCCTTTCCCGCATGGTGAACCGCAGCGATGCCGCGGTGCTGGCGACCTTGGTGGGCGGCCGCCTCGTGTACGCGGGTGGGAAATTCGTCCCCGGCTACGGCGAGACCTTGCGAACCGGTTCGTTCTTGCGCGTGGGGGAGGGGCCGCCGCCCTCCGCCGCGTCGGACGAAAAGCCGGCCGCGAGCGGTGCGCGCGAGCGCGGGGGGCAGGGGCACGCGGCGCGGGAGCACGCCGCGTGAGC contains these protein-coding regions:
- a CDS encoding DNA topoisomerase VI subunit B; translated protein: MPKRASKAAAPEERATPEESPVSDETSPPSRPARRATAEAMASRQREISVSEFFTKNRHLLGFDNPAKALLTTVKEAVDNSLDACEEAGILPELIVEVKEVGSSSGPSGASRFRVSIEDNGPGIVKPQIAKIFAKLLYGSKFHRLKQSRGQQGIGISAAGLYGQLTTGKPVVIVSKIGKGRPAHRIELRIDTKRNHPDVLKDEIVDWDKEHGTRVEIELVAAYRGGRTGVEAYLEQTVVANPHLGLTFHPPKGEVISFPRVANELPREAEEIKPHPHGVELGMLLRMLHDSPGKSVKQVLMDDFSRISAALAEQVCVLAKVNPKTPAATIVGDDVDRLHKALAEVKVKAPSASCVVPIGEELLIEGLKRRFKEAFYVSTTRPPAVYRGNPFVVEVGLAYGGPDLPPDDPADVMRFANRVPLQYQPKACAISEAIYETNWRSYELQQPRGSLPVGPLAVVVHLASVWVPFTSEAKEAVAHYDELLREMRLAVQECGRKLGAHLRARERAQSEQKRLSLFQRYIPEVAEAIGAILAKPKDNVQQTFYSALPSFVRIVEEKPEVKAEDPSAAAPSVPPPPPSDSGEPPAPVAARAKKGAAPSPKAAAKKGAPAPAKGESDVKAAPAAKKGAPAPAKGESDVKAAPAAKKGAAAAKGELDVKAAPAAKKGAPAPAKGESDVKAAPAAKKGAAAAKGESDVKAAPAAKKGAAAAKGESDGKAAPAAKGAPVAKTAPAAKVTVESTPAAKAAAVAKAAPAKSAPAAKAAPAKSAPAAKAAPPAKATAKSAPAAKATPAKAAPTKTAPAAKPAPAAKPAPAAKAAPPAKTASKAPAKAKPTAGKPTAPAKPPHPKKRGPVALQP
- a CDS encoding DNA topoisomerase IV subunit A, whose protein sequence is MAAKKAPSRAKATDKDVRTLEKIEKLAQSALRTVEKKENPALSIRMRALSNVSFNEKKRIIELGGKTQSREFFNTAMARKFMQTFLVARGCKTLIDEGKTVSIRQMFYMTKHTLQGTSENTFEDQSESDPIIEDLEVTIDALREELHLFANKRGLVVGALTVNDAGDEIDLTRMGRGGWGIPSICEDDQLKFVRNKAEFILCVEKQAVWHRLNEDRFWEKHKCILMTTEGQAARGSRRLLQRMASELKLPIYVLVDNDPWGLYIYSVLKQGSINLAYESMRMAVPGVRFLGMSSFDYKKFTLPKAVEIKLSKEDIARAEQMKAYPWFKDKKWQLEIQELLKNGFKMEVDALLTKSISFITEEYIPKKLRDKDYLQ
- a CDS encoding TerB family tellurite resistance protein, with product MVSAFVFISAVPEQQAGLLHTISERPEVIEGYRLASGEWVVRLVCPELSGVHQFVADQLRNEGVEIRIERVDATLKAAPPTDKGAQPPPPPPRTGSSRFVERESSGTREALEEGALPADDAVYAADEDAPAALDAPAPPSVVPPSRSSGSHARPLTNRERDVIRALAAVVWVDGHADPSELQIVDQVIAGYAVNAEQRKELRDFVREERALDSDMALERLSAEDRELLLTNAAIITHADGVQLPSEKTILSRLGKLLGYSEEQATVIVKSAVEEGAISLSSRVLEEEPE
- a CDS encoding amidohydrolase family protein, with the translated sequence MSAAFDVIIRGGRWFDGTGAPSAVRHLGIRGGCVAAVSEDPLPEDGCPSVIDARGKWVLPGFVDIHTHYDAEILAAPGLRESVRHGVTSVFVGSCSISTVHSTPLDCADFFSRVEAVPREHVLALLERHKTWDSAGGYVRFLESLPLGPNVAAFLGHSDLRTSVMGLGRAVDSAELPTDAEMRRMEALLDDALGEGFLGLSTMTNPWDKLDGDRYRSKSLPSTFAGWAEYKRFNRILRRTGRVLQSAPNITTKVNAVRFFWESMALFGRKKLKTTLLTAADAKSTPFLARALCAVARFFNRFTGADFRWQHLPVPFEVYADGIDLVVFEEFGAGRAALHLKDGVERDALLSDTSYRRAFRRDYEKRFSPRVWHRDFFDAHIVACPDPSVVGKSFGQVAEERGIHPVDAFLDLVVAHGTRVRWKTTIANHRPEVLDLLSADPAIQMGFADSGAHLRNMAFYNFPIRLLRRVKDAEQRGRPFMSLERAVHRLTGELGAWYGIHAGTLRRGDRADVVVIDPEGLDAKVDGYYEEPVPEYGGLSRMVNRSDAAVLATLVGGRLVYAGGKFVPGYGETLRTGSFLRVGEGPPPSAASDEKPAASGARERGGQGHAAREHAA